Sequence from the Cucumis sativus cultivar 9930 chromosome 1, Cucumber_9930_V3, whole genome shotgun sequence genome:
GGTCTTGGTGGATCCTCCATGGCTCTCTTTGGTAGAGTTGGTGGTGGTATCTACACCAAAGCTGCTGATGTTGGTGCCGACCTTGTGGGTAAAGTGGAAAGAAACATTCCTGAGGACGACCCAAGAAATCCAGCTGTAATGACTGATGCTCTAGAtatcattttgtatttcattttctgCTGATACTTCTGTCTCTTAATTTAATCACTCAATGTTTTGGCAGGTGATTGCTGATAATGTGGGTGACAATGTTGGGGATATTGCCGGTATGGGATCTGATCTTTTTGGTTCATATGCTGAGTCATCCTGTGCTGCTCTCGTTGTTGCATCTATCTCCTCTTTCGGCAACAACCATGAGTTCACAGCAATGCTCTATCCACTCATCGTTAGTTCTATGGGTATCCTTGTCTGTCTGATCACCACTTTATTTGCAACGGATTTCTTTGAGATCAAGGCTGTTAAGGAAATTGAGCCAGCATTGAAGAATCAACTCATAATTTCCACTGTTATAATGACCTTTGGAATTGCAATTGTTACTTGGGTGAGTGTTCCAGCAAAATTCACCATCTTCAACTTTGGAACTCAAAAAGTTGTACAGAACTGGTTAGTGCTTCTTGAATTATTGtcttattacaatttcttttatttatcacTAGTGGTTTGATCCACCGGAAAATATTTGGCCTTCAGGGAACTTTTCTTGTGCGTTGCTGTTGGTCTTTGGGCTGGGCTGATAATAGGATTTGTGACAGAGTACTATACTAGCAATGCATACAGGTAATTGATATATTGGCATTTATCTAGTCAGTTCTTAATGATTTAACTTAttgtataaaaatgaaaatcttatCACTCATTTGGTTTGCCTTTTCAGCCCTGTGCAAGACGTTGCTGATTCTTGCCGAACTGGAGCTGCTACAAATGTTATTTTTGGCTTGGCCTTGGGATACAAATCTGTCATTATCCCTATCTTTGCAATTGCAGCTAGTATTTTTGTGAGTTTCTCCTTTGCTGCAATGTACGGCATTGCCGTTGCTGCCCTTGGAATGTTGAGTACAATTGCTACTGGTTTGGCCATCGATGCATATGGTCCAATCAGTGACAATGCTGGAGGCATTGCTGAGATGGCTGGCATGAGCCACAGAATTCGGGAGAGAACCGATGCCCTTGATGCTGCTGGAAACACAACTGCAGCAATTGGAAAggtaatttattattattatttttttgttctttgtgttTGGACGTACTGTGTGGATCGTTCCTTTATTGGCATTGGCCTTGGTCTTCTTAGAATGTCCAGAAGGCAACATTGTCTCAATATTTCGTTTTCAGTCTTTCCTCCAAAGCCTTCCAAtgataataacattaattttgtGCGTGGAAACAATGCTTGCCATCATTAGTAAAAATAACCCAAGTCAAAACTTGATTCTTCGTTTGCATTTTCCAGGGTTTTGCCATTGGTTCAGCTGCTCTCGTGTCCCTTGCCCTCTTTGGTGCCTTTGTTAGCCGTGCTGGTGTTGTCGTTGTTGACCTCTTGACACCCAAAGTTTTCATTGGCTTGATCGTTGGTGCTATGCTGCCATACTGGTTTTCTGCCATGACAATGAAGAGTGTTGGGAGTGCAGCCCTAAAGATGGTTGAGGAGGTCCGAAGGCAATTCAACACAATCCCAGGTCTCATGGAAGGTACTGCCAAGCCCGACTATGCTACGTGTGTCAAGATCTCAACTGATGCATCTATTAAGGAGATGATCCCACCTGGTGCCCTTGTCATGTTGACACCCCTCATTGTTGGTATCCTATTCGGAGTTGAAACTCTTTCTGGCGTCCTTGCTGGATCCCTTGTTTCTGGTGTCCAGGTATGTGATTCCTGGAAATGCTagttaaatgtttaaaatttttgcttCAACCTTACAATACCTAACTGattgattcttgtttttctcaaCTGTAGATTGCCATTTCCGCATCCAACACCGGAGGTGCTTGGGACAATGCTAAGAAGTACATCGAGGTATGTTGAATCCATAAGAGTCATCTTTACAAtgttacaataattttatagtaCAAGATGTAATGACAAGTCGGTCTTAACTGTCGTGGACAGGCTGGTACCTCTGAGCACGCAAGAACCCTTGGCCCGAAAGGATCAGATCCACACAAAGCTGCTGTTATCGGGGACACAATCGGAGACCCACTCAAGGATACATCTGGACCTTCTCTCAACATTCTCATCAAGTTGATGGCTGTGGAGTCACTCGTGTTTGCTCCTTTCTTTGCCAGCCACGGTGGCATTCTGTTCAAGATCTTCTAAGAATGAAAGAGGAATGAATCTTTGCCATTACATCATCCTCTCTTCCTTCCATTGACATAACCTCTCCTCTACGAAATTTTCAATGCTTTTTTTAGACTTCATATTATCATATATTCAAGTCTGTAGCTTTGATTCCCTTTTGAGAAACTTGTAGTTTCAAGTGGCAGAGCCTTTTACCCTTTCATCGGttgtgatgatgatgaagaagaagaaagataagaaGATAAATTGGTCAAATCTTGTGAAATGAGACTGCGAAGTTaaaattctctttttcccAATTGAGAACAGGCTATTATTGTTATTCTCACTCCTTTTcctccctttctctttctctctgttGAATGCTGagttcaattttgaattttgaggaTCTTATACCAAACGCATTCATGGGTTTTGTCTTTGTTGAAAATCTTTgcctttttcatttatctaATTTAAAGCAAGCTGTGGTTGGTAACTATTCTTGATCCAAAACATTCTCTTATTTGAAGAACCTGTCTggtaccttttatttttatttatttttcattaaacctGATCGTTTTAGTCTTgcttttagtttatttagaAAATCGTTTTTCCGAAGTTCTCagctttttaaaacaaacatgtTTGGATCTGGATGATAATACATTTGAAAGTCTTGTTTGAATTGAGTGTccaatgaaattttaattgaaataccAGTTTCAAGTACATAATATAATCATTGAGATTTTCAAAGGCCAACCAAATATAGTTTTTGGAAGCAAAGATATAGGTGTTGATAGTGGGAGACAACCTTGTCAGTTTTTGAAACTGTTTATTCTAACGTGGTAAAAGCACATGAATCACCATGAAATAAGTTATATGTTCCATCTTACAAACACCATGAAACACACAGAAACAGGAGGACTCTAAATCCTCAATCCATCAACTGTTCTCTGTCCCTCTTGGTAGTTCTGGAAATAAGTTTCCAAATAGTTCTTCACACTTCTGAACAATCTTGGTCTCTTCTCGTCGATCAGCCCCTCCACTGGCTTGATCTCAATATCTTTTTCTGGGCAGCAGAAACACACCACTGAAATCCTCTGTCTCTCTGAATTCGTCACCGCCCGATGAACAGAGCTCTTGAAGATTCCATTACTCATAACCTCCATACACATAACACATGGCATTAATGATCCTTTAAAAACCCAGTATGCAacatcaaaaataaaaagataaaaattaagtatttaatatTGTTACTTCGGCTTGTTCCCCAATGACGAGGAGAAGAGAATCAGCAATGGCAGGAACAGGGACTCTATACCACTGATCATCCTTTCGCAATTGGAGGCCTTCAACTTGTTTGTCGAGTAGAAGAATGGTGATAGCTGAACCATCGGAGTGTTCTTTGAGTCCAAGAACAAGATGTGGCGTCGAACATGGTGGATAGAAATTAAACCTTGTGAATAATGTTGGTCGCTCCCCTACCTGATCGGTAAAGCTATTGGGCTCCACGTTTAGGGATCTTGCCATGGCTATCAGCACCGTCTCAAttatttccattatttttacTGTATACTCATGTAGATCTTCTCTGCTTGAATAAGGGTAAGCACTCAATACTAATTcctatttatttgtttttgggtTGTTGAAAAGGATGAAAATATCCATCCACATGATGTGTTATTGCATAGTTTTAGGGTTAATGTTTTTAGagcttattattattgatatatttctATACGAAGTAGGGGGTCGCCAAGGTCCGCATTATGTAATCCTACAAACTTTGTGTTGGTGTTGTTATCGGGATATGTTTGGCAATACTCATTTAGACTAAGGTGAAGTGTTTACACTGTGAATTGCGATTCACTACAGTTCACACCATTACTTAGTGAAGCCTAAGCTAACATTACACTCTCACTCCTTTGATGTGAGTTGTTATATCATAGAGATGACAAGACTTTATACTTGAGAGGAGCTAAAGTAAGTGTGTTTGAGGAGATCTCGAACATAGCTGGAAGAGCTTTTGCAAAAGTAATAGAATCTCAAACTTAGGGAAGCTTATGTCAAAACTAAGAAACTATTATTCTATCACTAAAGTTAacttgatatatatacacatatacaaGCACACACGTGCACacatacaaacacaatttcaatttaaaaacgtTAATGGAATCatataaaatcttaattttaaatcatgaaTGGAATTACAATTGtagaatttcaatttaaaatccTCCATGGAATCATAAGATTTCaatctaaaattattaaagaaatcaCATGGCAgaatttgaactaaaaaattgttaatggAATCACATCACATGGGTATgttcatatattaaaatgaaagggATCGGATCATTGTTGcttgtataaattaaaatatagatgGCAGCAaccttttactaaaaatttgaaccattttcatttacttctcttcctcttatctttttctatattttcctGCTCATTCACCAGAAATttcagttttgaaaaataattttagagaaaGTTGAATTGATTTAAACCTatgaaaatttagagtttaaaaCCAACCTGAAAGATGGAGGATTTAGAGGCCAAAGATCGAGACGTCTTTCATCCTCCGGACTTGTCACGAAATATAAACGATCAGACCAATCTAGAGTTTGTTGGTTCGAAAAAGTTAAATCATTCCCATATCCTTCCATTCCATCAACTTCTCTTCCATATCTCATCTTCTCTTCAATGGGCAGTGAGAAAAATTGCTCActtatttttctcaacttcTCCAAAAATGAACTTGAAATGCTGTGATTAGTAGCCTGAAACCTCACTCTCAGATTAATTAATCtcaattagttttaaataatcatttcaTATTTGCCCATTTTATAGACCATTTAGAGATGgctattttatttcaatttatttaaaactataattcatagaaacaaatttaaaaattataaaataaactaaaatatttataagcgTCCCAAAATTTTTTGATTCTATCCGTGATAAAAactgatagacttttattaaggatagaaattgatagacTTTTCAAATTAGAGCTAATTTTTGGAAATATTAAGATGGTCagtagataataaaataataaatttattgataaaagcCATTTccattcttattttgttttgtgatataatttttaaaattactgttttaaaaaataaagttcaattttgaaaaccaaaggattatttatttatttttgaattagctagaattcaactttaaattacggcaacaaaatagaaaaaaaatagatttaattagTTGCCTACcataccatatatatatatatattatattcttgaTTTTAATCTATTTGTACCCATaatgaatttgtatttttgaaaTACAATTGGGAAAGTGAAAGTctatattattgattattcATAACTTTcgtctaaaaatatatagaattaacatacaaaaaaacaaacagatATGTGTTTGGACACAagcaaataaacaaaagtatatctaataatgtatttctttatattatcccatcttttaaaaaccacaaacataatattaataataagttttgaaacttaaaaataattgtctCCATTTACTAATCTTTCCTCTCAAAATTTAGctaaaaactcaaatatatttttaaaaaaagtcgaaatgtataattaaaagtttgaagcagaaaattagaagaaaatagaattaaaaataaagttgataTGAAAAGGGCAGTGTTGAGGTTCATGAAAGCTCACCTGAAAGCATCCCCAAGTACTAAGAGCCAAACGGAGGTCGTTCAACGGACCCTCGCCGGCAGACGGCGATGAAAGTTGAGAAAGGTCAACGACCGGAATCTCTGCCAGTGGAAGTGGAGTATTATTGTTGGAACCTCCGCCGTGGTAGCCGCCtttgtaaatataactttCCGGCGTGTGGCCGCCGTTGATGAGAAGTTGTTGTTGGAgtgtttgtgtttgtgtgttCTGAGAATTTTGTGCCATTATTGTTTATGTTGATGAGCTTCACATatccacatatatatatttatattcttttttattaaacatttttaagaCTAAACTgcccttttcattttaatttattacacTTATGTCTTTTCAATTCAAGCATTAATTATTGAGccatgttatttatttttctatcacATAATACACAAACAACCCAAATATTCAACCctcacaaattaaattataagcCTCCACTCATATATCTATCCCATAATAATTAGCCCTCCAACAACTTTAGTGATAGTTGCAACTTACAAATGACAACCAATATATCCAACCAACCAACCTTAACTCTACCAATatagtaatttaatttccCTCTCCAAAGATAGGAAACGAGGGAAGAAATTATGAACAATTTTTCCATGCAAAACAAACACACCTAAGCTATAATAGAAAGATTTATAGGATGCACCAAGATTAAGTTTGTGAGGTTGTTTTAGAGTAAGAttataaatagttaaattaggGTTGACTTTTCATCCTTATATGCCTATCAAAATTGTTCTTATAAAGATTTCTCTCCATTTggataaacttttctttttcatggcTGTGAATTTGGCCTAACATCTCAATCCACTGcatcaataatatatacacatgttTTTTTGTAAGTACTCAAGTATCGATTGTTGTGTTTCAGAGCGAGACGCGACACAACTTGGTGAATAAGTTCTAAATCATCAAGCGCTCTCCAAAATTAACCCAACTCCCGATCTTTGAAGCTTGCTGGTCAAAGAATGGAATGGGATTGATGAAAAAATGcttagaaaacaaacaaaaacataaaggGAGGAGAAAGacatattttctctcttttttttcttccaaaactaGAGCAtttttaagggaaaaaaattgaagaattaaaccAAAACCGTTGTTTTAATCAGAATTTCAtcttaaaactatttaaaaatgaattgagattataatataacttttcttttttccaaaaaggaaaagaaaagaaaagaaaacattcaaACTTCAATCAATTCAGTCTGGAGAAAGCCCCCTGCCGGattaatcaaaatcaaaatgaatttaGATATGGAGAGCTTTGGAGACAAAATTAATGTGTTGTTAGTGAGGGAATTGTTTGAGATACGGTTTCTCTTTGGattaataattttggaaaCGGACTGTCTGATGCGCAACCTCCCTTAATCAACCTCAACTCAATGTTGTACAAGAGTTTCATTAATCACCTCCTCTAATggttcaatttctttttctgaatCTGGAACCTAAAACACTGCCAATGATACCCTCTCCCCCTCTCAGTTTGTCAATACTCTATGAACTGGACTCTTGAATATCCCATTACTTGTGATCTACTATCAAATCACCACTCTGTTTACAAACATGTTTCACAGTGATTTTAGAATAAACGAgtgtttcttcttttaccTCTACTTGATCCCCCACATTGACGAGAAGAGCGTCCGGAACAATCGAAGCATTGAACCACTCATTGTCTTTCATGAACTGAAGACCTTCTACTTCCTTATCCTGCAACAAAATGGTGATTGCCGATCCATCGGCGTGCGGCTTAACACCGAGAACAAGATCGGGATTTCGACATCGAGGGTAGAAGTTGAACCGTGCGCCGAGTTTAATTTGCTCGCCATATTGCTTAAGAAAACTACTCTCATCTAAATCCAATGATCTTGCCATGGCCTTGAAGATTTTCTCACTTATCAGCTTCACATTAGTAGTGTACTCATCAATAACTTCCCTACAATGAATCCAAGATCAGATATGTTTATGTAGattcataaacaaaatcacAAGCAAAACAagatttaagaaagaaaaagtaaccTAAATCTTTGAGGATTTGTTGGCCAATACTTGAAACGACCACTTTGGTGTGGATATATAGTAAGGTATAATCGATCAGTCCAATCAAGAATTTATTGGTTTGAAAAAATCATGTCGTTCCCAATCAAGAATTTATTGGTTTGAAAAAATCATGTCGTTCCCATATCCTTCTATTTCATGATCTTCTCTTgagtattttaatttctcttccaTTGAAAGACCAAATAATTGTTTCGTTAATCCACGAACTTCATCAAGATGTTCACTTGTCATTCCATGATTTATAGCTTATGAGAACATCACAAACATTTATGAATATCttcaatttaatctttaatggGATCGAAATACAGAGGCACAGAAATCAGAAATTCCTAACCCCCTTTACAAATTAGTGTTTTAGAGAGCAAAATGAAGAGAGATCGAACCTGAAAGCAGCCCCATGATTGAAGTACATGTCGGAGTTCCTCCAGTTCCGGTCCGGATTTGGAGGAAGAGGAGAGGAGAGCAATGTCGATTACAGGAGCTGCCATTGTCGGAGCATTTCGAGCTCCTCGATCGCTTTCTTTATGGATGTATCTTTCAGGGACTTCCCCTTTAGAAGCTGCATCTTGAACATTGCCGGAAGGGTTAGTAACGGCCATGGCAGGCAGTTTAGAAACGGCGGCGTTAAATGTAATTCCGATCGCAAAACAGAGTGAATGAAATGGGTTTAGaatcattttcaaagaaaaataaagaaatgggTTTAGAATTAATGTTGGAGTTATCAGCAGCAGTCTCGAGAAATACAGAATGTTGAATCGGAGccttataatattataaagtaTAATATTAAAGACTACAGGAAAAATGAGGAAATTGAATTAGACTTTTCAATCAACAATTTAACGAAAATCTATTCTAGAACAGatcttattatcataaatttcttattattctaAGAAATTGAAGCGCCC
This genomic interval carries:
- the LOC101202873 gene encoding probable 2-oxoglutarate-dependent dioxygenase ANS isoform X2, with product MAQNSQNTQTQTLQQQLLINGGHTPESYIYKGGYHGGGSNNNTPLPLAEIPVVDLSQLSSPSAGEGPLNDLRLALSTWGCFQATNHSISSSFLEKLRKISEQFFSLPIEEKMRYGREVDGMEGYGNDLTFSNQQTLDWSDRLYFVTSPEDERRLDLWPLNPPSFREDLHEYTVKIMEIIETVLIAMARSLNVEPNSFTDQVGERPTLFTRFNFYPPCSTPHLVLGLKEHSDGSAITILLLDKQVEGLQLRKDDQWYRVPVPAIADSLLLVIGEQAEVMSNGIFKSSVHRAVTNSERQRISVVCFCCPEKDIEIKPVEGLIDEKRPRLFRSVKNYLETYFQNYQEGQRTVDGLRI
- the LOC101215876 gene encoding probable 2-oxoglutarate-dependent dioxygenase At5g05600 isoform X2 translates to MYFNHGAAFREVIDEYTTNVKLISEKIFKAMARSLDLDESSFLKQYGEQIKLGARFNFYPRCRNPDLVLGVKPHADGSAITILLQDKEVEGLQFMKDNEWFNASIVPDALLVNVGDQVEITSNGIFKSPVHRVLTN
- the LOC101215876 gene encoding probable 2-oxoglutarate-dependent dioxygenase At5g05600 isoform X1, with translation MYFNHGAAFREVIDEYTTNVKLISEKIFKAMARSLDLDESSFLKQYGEQIKLGARFNFYPRCRNPDLVLGVKPHADGSAITILLQDKEVEGLQFMKDNEWFNASIVPDALLVNVGDQVEVKEETLVYSKITVKHVCKQSGDLIVDHK
- the VP gene encoding pyrophosphate-energized vacuolar membrane proton pump (The RefSeq protein has 3 substitutions compared to this genomic sequence) — encoded protein: MGAAILPDLGAQIFIPLCAIVGILFSLVQWYYVSQVKLSSARDSANNNSSSAKNGYSDYLIEEEEGVNDHNVVIKCAEIQNAISEGATSFLFTEYKYVGIFMILFAALIFVFLGSVEGFSTKPQPCSYDKTKTCKPALATATFSTISFLLGAVTSVVSGFLGMKIATYANARTTLEARKGVGKAFITAFRSGAVMGFLLAANGLLVLFIAINLFKLYYGEDWGGLFESITGYGLGGSSMALFGRVGGGIYTKAADVGADLVGKVERNIPEDDPRNPAVIADNVGDNVGDIAGMGSDLFGSYAESSCAALVVASISSFGNNHEFTAMLYPLIVSSMGILVCLITTLFATDFFEIKAVKEIEPALKNQLIISTVIMTFGIAIVTWVSVPAKFTIFNFGTQKVVQNWELFLCVAVGLWAGLIIGFVTEYYTSNAYSPVQDVADSCRTGAATNVIFGLALGYKSVIIPIFAIAASIFVSFSFAAMYGIAVAALGMLSTIATGLAIDAYGPISDNAGGIAEMAGMSHRIRERTDALDAAGNTTAAIGKGFAIGSAALVSLALFGAFVSRAGVVVLDLLTPKVFIGLIVGAMLPYWFSAMTMKSVGSAALKMVEEVRRQFNTIPGLMEGTAKPDYATCVKISTDASIKEMIPPGALVMLTPLIVGILFGVETLSGVLAGSLVSGVQIAISASNTGGAWDNAKKYIEAGTSEHARTLGPKGSDPHKTAVIGDTIGDPLKDTSGPSLNILIKLMAVESLVFAPFFASHGGILFKIF
- the LOC101202873 gene encoding probable 2-oxoglutarate-dependent dioxygenase ANS isoform X1; the protein is MAQNSQNTQTQTLQQQLLINGGHTPESYIYKGGYHGGGSNNNTPLPLAEIPVVDLSQLSSPSAGEGPLNDLRLALSTWGCFQATNHSISSSFLEKLRKISEQFFSLPIEEKMRYGREVDGMEGYGNDLTFSNQQTLDWSDRLYFVTSPEDERRLDLWPLNPPSFSREDLHEYTVKIMEIIETVLIAMARSLNVEPNSFTDQVGERPTLFTRFNFYPPCSTPHLVLGLKEHSDGSAITILLLDKQVEGLQLRKDDQWYRVPVPAIADSLLLVIGEQAEVMSNGIFKSSVHRAVTNSERQRISVVCFCCPEKDIEIKPVEGLIDEKRPRLFRSVKNYLETYFQNYQEGQRTVDGLRI